One segment of Stenotrophomonas sp. SAU14A_NAIMI4_8 DNA contains the following:
- a CDS encoding cytochrome bc complex cytochrome b subunit, which produces MSNILSRTASGVADWVNARAPGLMPVYRKHVSEYYAPKNFNIWYYFGSLALLILVNQIVTGIFLTMHYKTNAAEAFASIEYIMRDVEWGWLIRYMHSTGASLFFIVVYLHMFRGLLYGSYQKPRELVWILGMLIYLVLMAEAFMGYVLPWGQMSFWGAKVIISLFGAIPVIGNGLTEWIMGDYLPSDATLNRFFALHVIALPLVLLLLVVLHLGALHEVGSNNPDGVEIKKGPKGNRWSPNAPADGIPFHPYYTLKDGVGVGFLLVIAAFIIFFAPAFGGLFLEHDNFTEANRLVTPEHIKPVWYYTPYYAMLRVVPNKLGGVLVMFSAIAILFLVPWLDRARVKSYRYRGLLSKVLLGVFAVCFVWLGVIGSGPGTDAHETYVGRVLTFLYFAFFITMPLWTRLDKTKPVPERVTTHD; this is translated from the coding sequence ATGAGCAACATCCTCAGCCGTACCGCCAGCGGCGTGGCCGACTGGGTCAACGCGCGCGCGCCCGGCCTGATGCCGGTCTACCGCAAGCATGTCAGCGAGTACTACGCGCCGAAGAACTTCAACATCTGGTACTACTTCGGCTCGCTGGCGCTGCTGATCCTGGTCAACCAGATCGTCACCGGCATCTTCCTGACCATGCACTACAAGACGAACGCCGCCGAAGCGTTCGCCTCCATCGAATACATCATGCGTGATGTGGAATGGGGCTGGCTGATCCGCTACATGCATTCCACCGGGGCCTCGCTGTTCTTCATCGTGGTCTACCTGCACATGTTCCGCGGCCTGCTGTACGGCAGTTACCAGAAGCCGCGCGAACTGGTGTGGATCCTGGGCATGCTGATCTACCTGGTGCTGATGGCCGAAGCCTTCATGGGCTACGTGCTGCCTTGGGGCCAGATGTCGTTCTGGGGCGCCAAGGTCATCATCTCGCTGTTCGGCGCCATCCCGGTCATTGGCAACGGCCTGACCGAATGGATCATGGGCGACTACCTGCCCAGCGATGCCACGCTGAACCGCTTCTTCGCCCTGCACGTGATCGCCCTGCCGCTGGTGCTGCTGCTGCTGGTGGTGCTGCACCTGGGCGCGCTGCACGAAGTGGGCTCGAACAACCCCGACGGCGTGGAGATCAAGAAGGGGCCCAAGGGCAACCGCTGGTCGCCGAATGCGCCGGCCGATGGCATTCCGTTCCACCCGTACTACACGTTGAAGGATGGCGTCGGCGTCGGGTTCCTGCTGGTCATCGCCGCCTTCATCATCTTCTTCGCCCCGGCCTTCGGTGGTCTGTTCCTGGAACACGACAACTTCACCGAAGCCAACCGGCTGGTCACGCCCGAACACATCAAGCCGGTCTGGTACTACACCCCGTACTACGCAATGTTGCGCGTGGTGCCCAACAAACTGGGCGGCGTGCTGGTGATGTTCTCGGCCATTGCGATCCTGTTCCTGGTGCCGTGGCTGGACCGTGCGCGGGTCAAGTCCTACCGCTACCGCGGCCTGCTGTCGAAGGTGCTGCTGGGGGTGTTCGCCGTGTGCTTCGTGTGGCTGGGGGTGATCGGCTCGGGCCCAGGCACCGACGCGCACGAGACCTATGTCGGGCGGGTGCTGACCTTCCTGTACTTCGCGTTCTTCATCACCATGCCGCTATGGACAAGGCTGGACAAGACCAAGCCGGTACCGGAAAGGGTGACCACGCATGACTGA
- a CDS encoding cytochrome c1, producing MTERWMVRLALVAAFVLGSSLAHAAEGGAKLLQAGNDLGDRASLQRGAQLYMNYCSGCHALKYLRYSRMGQDLGLSEEEVMNNLNFTGSAIGDPVPVSMPKEQAEKWFGKMPPDLSLIARVRGSDWIYTYLKSFYLDSSRPLGWNNTVFPNASMPNPLWEMQGLQHAVHGKAEAPGMDPPVTGLRIDSPGSVDAGQYDQAVRDITNFLEYAGEPAALKRQQLGVWVILFLALLTFLLYLLKKEYWKDVH from the coding sequence ATGACTGAGCGCTGGATGGTCCGGTTGGCCCTGGTGGCCGCCTTTGTGCTGGGCAGCAGCCTGGCCCACGCCGCCGAGGGCGGCGCCAAACTGCTGCAGGCCGGCAATGATCTGGGTGACCGCGCGTCGCTGCAGCGCGGCGCGCAGTTGTACATGAACTACTGCTCCGGCTGCCACGCGCTGAAGTACCTGCGCTATTCGCGCATGGGCCAGGATCTGGGCCTGAGTGAGGAAGAGGTGATGAACAACCTCAACTTCACCGGTTCGGCCATCGGCGATCCGGTGCCGGTGTCGATGCCGAAGGAACAGGCCGAGAAATGGTTCGGCAAGATGCCGCCCGATCTCAGCCTGATCGCCCGCGTGCGTGGCAGCGACTGGATCTACACCTACCTGAAGTCCTTCTACCTGGACAGCAGCCGTCCGCTGGGCTGGAACAACACCGTGTTCCCCAATGCCTCCATGCCCAACCCGCTGTGGGAAATGCAGGGGCTGCAGCACGCGGTGCATGGCAAGGCCGAAGCGCCGGGCATGGACCCGCCGGTCACCGGCCTGCGCATCGACAGTCCCGGCAGCGTGGATGCCGGGCAGTACGACCAGGCCGTGCGCGACATCACCAACTTCCTGGAATACGCAGGCGAACCGGCCGCACTGAAGCGCCAGCAGCTGGGCGTATGGGTGATCCTGTTCCTGGCCCTGCTGACCTTCCTGCTGTATCTGTTGAAGAAGGAATACTGGAAGGACGTGCATTGA
- a CDS encoding glutathione S-transferase N-terminal domain-containing protein — protein MAASVRMRNTLTLFSSNDDVLCHRVRLVLAAKGVTYDFVPVDPQNPPEDLIDLNPYHSVPTLVERELVLYAASVVSEYLDERYPHPPLMPVDPLSRARIRLAMLRIEHDWVPQVQAIQLGNKTQAEAGRKRLKELLTASLPLFKASKFFLNPEMSLADCAMAPIIWRLQSLDVPLPKDGKAIEDYGNRIFRHPGFVRSLTDQEKKLRDLPV, from the coding sequence ATGGCGGCGAGCGTACGCATGCGCAATACACTGACGCTGTTTTCCTCGAACGACGATGTCCTGTGCCATCGGGTGCGCCTGGTCCTGGCGGCCAAGGGCGTGACCTATGATTTCGTGCCGGTCGATCCGCAGAACCCGCCGGAAGACCTGATCGATCTCAACCCGTACCACTCGGTGCCCACCCTGGTAGAGCGCGAGCTGGTGCTGTACGCCGCCTCGGTGGTCAGTGAGTACCTGGATGAGCGCTACCCGCATCCGCCGCTGATGCCGGTCGATCCGCTGTCGCGTGCCCGCATCCGCCTGGCCATGCTGCGCATCGAGCACGACTGGGTGCCGCAGGTGCAGGCCATCCAGCTGGGCAACAAGACCCAGGCCGAAGCCGGCCGCAAGCGCCTGAAGGAACTGCTGACCGCATCGCTGCCGCTGTTCAAGGCCAGCAAGTTCTTCCTGAACCCGGAAATGAGCCTGGCCGACTGCGCGATGGCGCCCATCATCTGGCGCCTGCAGTCGCTGGACGTGCCGCTGCCCAAGGATGGCAAGGCCATCGAAGACTATGGCAACCGCATCTTCCGCCACCCCGGGTTCGTGCGCAGCCTGACCGATCAGGAAAAGAAGCTGCGCGACCTGCCGGTCTAG
- a CDS encoding ClpXP protease specificity-enhancing factor, with protein MTDDFFHMTSHRPYLLRALVEWINDNQLTPHILVDAGVPGVQVPPSAVKDGRVVLNIAERAVVRLMIDNEMVSFSARFSGTSYPVQVPISAVLAVYARETGQGMALPDDIPGAETTAASDEPLHEGDTPPDDTPPSNPPPKGRPTLRVVK; from the coding sequence ATGACCGACGACTTCTTCCACATGACCAGCCACCGCCCGTACCTGCTGCGGGCCCTGGTGGAATGGATCAACGACAACCAGCTGACCCCGCATATCCTGGTCGACGCCGGCGTGCCCGGCGTGCAGGTACCGCCTTCGGCCGTGAAGGACGGGCGCGTGGTGCTGAACATCGCCGAGCGTGCGGTGGTGCGGCTGATGATCGACAACGAGATGGTGAGCTTCTCGGCGCGCTTCTCCGGCACCAGCTACCCGGTGCAGGTGCCGATCAGCGCGGTGCTGGCCGTATACGCGCGCGAAACCGGGCAGGGCATGGCACTGCCGGACGATATTCCCGGTGCCGAAACGACCGCCGCCAGTGACGAGCCGCTGCACGAGGGCGACACCCCGCCGGACGACACGCCGCCGTCCAACCCGCCGCCGAAGGGCCGACCGACCCTGCGCGTGGTCAAATAA
- a CDS encoding DUF3301 domain-containing protein yields MPTLLLLLIVGGIVYFFWNAARSAAERAVELGRNACRAADVQWLDQAVHATGLRLSRGEDGRLGFERTFKFEYSYDGIDRHVGRMVLRGDQLVSFTGPGAARISRIRADVDEAEDI; encoded by the coding sequence ATGCCCACCCTGCTGTTGTTGCTGATCGTTGGCGGTATCGTCTACTTCTTCTGGAATGCCGCACGTTCGGCCGCCGAGCGCGCGGTGGAACTGGGTCGCAATGCCTGCCGTGCCGCCGACGTGCAGTGGCTGGACCAGGCGGTGCACGCCACCGGCCTGCGCCTGTCGCGCGGCGAGGATGGCCGGCTCGGTTTCGAGCGCACCTTCAAGTTCGAGTATTCCTACGATGGCATCGATCGCCATGTCGGGCGGATGGTGCTGCGCGGTGATCAGCTCGTTTCGTTCACGGGGCCGGGCGCGGCGCGGATCAGCAGGATCCGCGCGGATGTGGATGAGGCCGAGGATATCTAG
- a CDS encoding PhoPQ-activated protein PqaA family protein, translated as MACASSAEGAVGAGPQPEQSLPYERGATSSFPGGQRRQFTLQSQRWPDRQQGPAWRHRVEVLQPDAPQPGPALLVINNGVAHEGGGRPAGTATDLPAEVLETLVRTLGMAVVSLADVPPQAMALPGDTALRTEDDLVAATWRRYLDDPARPAHWPLHVPMTEAAVRALDLADRELPAVQRPSYIVTGASKRGWITWLLPLVDERVSHLAPFVIDMHWQALAPHIRSVHAGRWPIALQPYVDHGITAEIGTAGFADLMRIVDPYTHLDGPRAARLALPKLLVNASGDDFFPPDAASHYLPALQGPTALRMAPNSDHGGIRRFTVDALLPTLRRWRTGRGLPQIDSQWNAEEGRLQVRAQGERPRRALLWQAHNPHARDFRHACGITYQSAELELNDQGGVSPPLAVPARGWSASFVELHYDDGMVVTTPVQVLPQDRFPAQPPSQGEGRCRLVPLSGSAPPARAVATTPAVPATALQHSAAAAPPSPVD; from the coding sequence ATGGCATGCGCATCGTCCGCAGAAGGTGCCGTCGGTGCAGGGCCGCAGCCAGAGCAGTCCCTGCCGTACGAACGGGGCGCAACCTCGTCTTTCCCGGGTGGCCAGCGGCGCCAGTTCACGCTGCAGTCGCAGCGCTGGCCTGACCGGCAGCAGGGGCCGGCCTGGCGCCATCGGGTGGAGGTGCTTCAGCCCGATGCGCCGCAACCCGGTCCGGCCCTGTTGGTCATCAACAATGGCGTGGCCCATGAAGGCGGCGGGCGCCCGGCCGGAACGGCCACGGACCTGCCGGCCGAGGTGCTGGAAACGCTGGTGCGCACGCTGGGCATGGCGGTGGTGTCGCTTGCCGACGTGCCGCCGCAGGCCATGGCGTTGCCGGGGGACACCGCGCTGCGCACCGAAGATGATCTGGTGGCTGCCACCTGGCGTCGCTATCTGGACGACCCTGCGCGCCCCGCGCATTGGCCCCTGCATGTACCGATGACGGAAGCGGCGGTGCGCGCGCTGGACCTGGCCGACCGCGAGCTGCCAGCGGTACAACGCCCGTCCTATATCGTCACCGGCGCGTCCAAGCGCGGCTGGATCACCTGGTTGCTGCCGCTGGTGGATGAGCGGGTCAGCCATCTGGCGCCGTTCGTGATCGACATGCACTGGCAGGCGCTGGCGCCGCACATCCGCAGCGTGCACGCCGGGCGCTGGCCGATCGCGTTGCAACCGTATGTCGACCACGGCATCACCGCCGAGATCGGCACGGCAGGCTTTGCCGATCTCATGCGCATCGTGGACCCTTACACGCACCTGGACGGGCCACGGGCGGCACGGCTGGCCCTGCCCAAGCTGCTGGTCAACGCCAGCGGCGACGACTTCTTTCCGCCGGATGCGGCGTCGCACTATCTGCCTGCGCTGCAGGGGCCCACGGCCCTGCGCATGGCACCGAACAGCGATCACGGTGGCATCCGCCGCTTCACCGTCGATGCGCTGCTGCCGACGCTGCGGCGCTGGCGCACCGGCAGGGGGTTGCCGCAGATCGATTCGCAGTGGAACGCCGAAGAAGGCCGGTTGCAGGTGCGGGCGCAGGGCGAACGGCCACGCCGCGCGCTGCTGTGGCAGGCCCACAACCCGCACGCGCGCGATTTCCGCCACGCCTGCGGCATCACGTATCAATCGGCCGAGCTTGAACTCAACGACCAGGGCGGGGTGTCACCACCATTGGCTGTGCCAGCACGCGGCTGGAGCGCTTCGTTCGTCGAACTGCACTACGACGACGGCATGGTGGTGACCACGCCGGTGCAGGTGCTGCCGCAGGATCGATTTCCTGCGCAGCCCCCGTCGCAGGGCGAGGGGCGCTGCAGGCTGGTGCCGCTCAGCGGCTCGGCGCCGCCTGCACGGGCAGTGGCGACAACGCCGGCTGTGCCGGCAACGGCGCTGCAACATTCAGCTGCAGCAGCGCCGCCCAGTCCTGTCGATTGA
- a CDS encoding DUF2272 domain-containing protein, which translates to MRRMLLPACLLLAAAPLSAAAAEACDVPPRYGLSPLAISIRNAACNEHRLWYRAFIDREGRAASLTVTEAESGHLADNGLVAWRRVAAYWRDSGTLNAMGSIDGASSCLAPLGVRYTDSDCRAFLVDNPWSAAFISWVMVRAGVPGFTTSPRHIDYIRAAYQAGPAGSPYRLLDPATAKPAPGDMVCYLRDRSSTLSYSGLVQALGNGSVGHWKSHCEVVVAANLGGDQTLYLVGGNVMNTVAMRLLQLDRSGRIQLPPARTRDSTGIDTSCTPGREDECSFNRQDWAALLQLNVAAPLPAQPALSPLPVQAAPSR; encoded by the coding sequence ATGCGCCGGATGCTGTTGCCTGCCTGCCTGCTGCTGGCCGCCGCGCCGCTGTCGGCCGCCGCCGCCGAAGCCTGCGACGTGCCACCCCGCTATGGCCTGAGCCCACTGGCGATCTCCATCCGCAACGCGGCCTGCAACGAACACCGGCTGTGGTACCGCGCCTTCATCGACCGCGAAGGCCGTGCGGCCAGCCTCACCGTCACCGAGGCCGAGAGCGGCCATCTGGCCGACAACGGTCTGGTGGCCTGGCGGCGCGTGGCCGCCTACTGGCGTGACAGCGGCACGTTGAACGCGATGGGCAGCATCGACGGCGCCAGCAGCTGCCTGGCGCCCCTGGGAGTGCGCTACACCGACAGCGACTGCCGCGCCTTCCTGGTCGACAACCCGTGGTCGGCCGCGTTCATTTCCTGGGTGATGGTGCGCGCCGGGGTGCCCGGCTTCACCACCTCGCCGCGCCACATCGACTACATCCGCGCTGCCTACCAGGCCGGCCCGGCCGGCAGCCCGTACCGGCTGCTGGACCCGGCCACCGCCAAGCCCGCCCCCGGCGACATGGTGTGCTACCTGCGCGACCGCAGCAGCACCCTCAGCTACAGCGGGCTGGTGCAGGCACTGGGCAACGGCTCGGTGGGCCATTGGAAATCGCATTGCGAAGTCGTGGTGGCCGCCAACCTGGGCGGCGACCAGACCCTGTACCTGGTGGGCGGCAACGTGATGAACACCGTGGCCATGCGCCTGCTGCAACTGGATCGCAGCGGGCGCATCCAGCTGCCGCCGGCACGCACGCGCGACAGCACCGGCATCGATACCAGCTGCACGCCGGGGCGCGAAGACGAGTGCAGCTTCAATCGACAGGACTGGGCGGCGCTGCTGCAGCTGAATGTTGCAGCGCCGTTGCCGGCACAGCCGGCGTTGTCGCCACTGCCCGTGCAGGCGGCGCCGAGCCGCTGA
- the nadC gene encoding carboxylating nicotinate-nucleotide diphosphorylase produces the protein MSTLPAPDAAQVAADVARALAEDLGSGDVTAALLPDQPDSAYLLCKQDAVICGRPWFDATHRALDPQVRIDWQVDEGAVVKAGTVLALLQGRSRSLVSAERTSLNFLQTLSGTATTTARHVAAVAGTGTRILDTRKTLPGLRLAQKYAVRCGGGDNHRFGLYDTVMLKENHIRAAGSLPAAVAAARQQWPQLPLVVEVEDLEQLQQALDAGCERILLDDFSADLRREAVRITAGRIPLEVSGSVGLDGLRAIAEDGVDCISIGGLTKHVQAIDLSLKLGPPPR, from the coding sequence ATGAGTACCCTGCCGGCGCCGGATGCGGCCCAGGTCGCGGCCGATGTCGCCCGCGCATTGGCCGAGGACCTGGGCAGCGGTGACGTCACCGCCGCCCTGCTGCCTGACCAACCGGACAGCGCCTACCTGCTGTGCAAGCAGGATGCGGTGATCTGCGGCCGGCCGTGGTTCGACGCCACCCATCGCGCGCTCGATCCGCAGGTCCGCATCGACTGGCAGGTGGACGAAGGCGCGGTGGTCAAGGCCGGCACGGTCCTGGCCCTGCTGCAGGGCCGCAGCCGCAGCCTGGTCAGCGCCGAGCGCACCTCGCTGAATTTCCTGCAGACCCTGTCCGGCACCGCCACCACCACCGCGCGCCATGTGGCGGCCGTGGCCGGAACCGGCACGCGCATCCTGGACACCCGCAAGACCCTGCCCGGCCTGCGCCTGGCGCAGAAATACGCAGTGCGCTGCGGTGGCGGCGACAACCACCGCTTCGGCCTGTACGACACAGTGATGCTGAAGGAAAACCACATCCGCGCCGCCGGCTCGCTGCCGGCTGCGGTGGCTGCTGCACGCCAGCAGTGGCCGCAGTTGCCGCTGGTGGTGGAAGTGGAAGACCTGGAGCAGCTGCAACAGGCGCTGGACGCCGGCTGCGAGCGCATCCTGCTGGATGATTTCAGCGCCGACCTGCGGCGCGAGGCGGTGCGCATCACCGCCGGCCGCATTCCACTGGAAGTATCCGGCAGCGTGGGCCTGGACGGCCTGCGCGCCATTGCAGAAGACGGCGTCGACTGCATTTCCATTGGCGGCCTGACCAAGCATGTGCAGGCGATCGATCTGTCACTGAAGCTGGGCCCGCCGCCGCGCTGA
- a CDS encoding Trm112 family protein, producing the protein MDRKLLDLLVSPDTRQPLSLLDGKGLEALNKAISAGAVNKADGNPLAQPLREALVTRDRKQVFRVDDGIPVLLAEEAIPTAQIADFPAA; encoded by the coding sequence ATGGATCGCAAGCTGCTTGACCTGCTGGTGTCGCCCGATACCCGCCAGCCCCTGTCCCTGCTGGATGGCAAGGGCCTGGAAGCCCTCAACAAGGCCATTTCCGCCGGTGCGGTGAACAAGGCCGATGGCAATCCGCTGGCCCAGCCGCTGCGCGAGGCCCTGGTGACCCGCGACCGCAAGCAGGTGTTCCGGGTAGACGACGGCATTCCGGTACTGCTGGCCGAAGAGGCCATCCCGACCGCGCAGATCGCCGACTTCCCCGCCGCATGA
- the purE gene encoding 5-(carboxyamino)imidazole ribonucleotide mutase, giving the protein MTPNPIAPLVGIVMGSRSDWETMQHAAQKLEALGVPFEVKVVSAHRTPDVLFSYAEEAGPRGLRAIIAGAGGAAHLPGMIAAKTAVPVLGVPVQSKALNGMDSLLSIVQMPAGIPVATFAIGNAGASNAALFAAAMLASDQPAIGQALEAFRTRQTEDVMAHDDPRQ; this is encoded by the coding sequence ATGACCCCCAACCCGATCGCGCCGCTCGTCGGCATCGTCATGGGTTCCCGCTCCGATTGGGAAACCATGCAGCACGCGGCCCAGAAGCTTGAAGCCCTGGGTGTTCCGTTCGAAGTGAAGGTGGTTTCGGCCCACCGCACGCCGGACGTGTTGTTCAGCTATGCCGAAGAAGCCGGCCCGCGCGGCCTGCGCGCCATCATCGCCGGTGCCGGCGGTGCCGCCCACCTGCCGGGCATGATCGCGGCCAAGACCGCAGTGCCGGTGCTGGGCGTGCCGGTGCAGTCCAAGGCCTTGAACGGCATGGATTCGCTGCTGTCGATCGTGCAGATGCCGGCCGGCATTCCGGTGGCCACCTTCGCCATCGGCAATGCGGGCGCCTCCAATGCCGCTCTGTTCGCCGCGGCCATGCTGGCCAGCGACCAGCCGGCCATCGGCCAGGCGCTGGAGGCGTTCCGCACCCGCCAGACCGAAGACGTGATGGCCCACGACGACCCGCGCCAATGA
- a CDS encoding 5-(carboxyamino)imidazole ribonucleotide synthase yields MNLTVGILGGGQLARMMVLAGAPLGLRFELFDPAADACSGPLAPLTVAAFDDRQALADFAAKVDVVTFDFENVPADSAEFLADRVPVYPPPAALAVAQDRLSEKTLFQQLGIPLPAFADIRSRDELAAKAAEFGLPCILKTRRLGYDGKGQFRLRSAADIDAAWDALGAQVERTGLILEGFVAFQREVSVVAVRGRDGSFQAWPVTGNWHVDGVLSASVAPAVLSAAEHEAAIGYARRVADHLQYVGVFALELFCRDGELLANEMAPRVHNSGHWTIEGSETSQFENHLRAVLGLPLGSTRMLGHACMLNWLGAMPDPAPVLGQASGHWHDYGKQPRDGRKVGHATLRDDQADALADALEQVGLELDRQAQVAPAVHALRNR; encoded by the coding sequence ATGAACCTGACCGTCGGCATCCTGGGCGGCGGCCAGCTCGCCCGCATGATGGTCCTGGCCGGTGCGCCGCTGGGCCTGCGCTTTGAACTGTTCGATCCGGCGGCCGACGCCTGCAGTGGGCCGTTGGCGCCGCTCACCGTCGCCGCCTTCGACGACCGCCAGGCGCTGGCGGATTTCGCCGCCAAGGTGGACGTGGTCACCTTCGACTTCGAGAACGTGCCGGCCGACAGCGCGGAGTTCCTCGCCGACCGCGTGCCGGTCTACCCGCCGCCGGCCGCGCTGGCGGTGGCCCAGGACCGGCTGAGCGAGAAGACCCTGTTCCAGCAGCTGGGCATTCCGCTGCCGGCTTTTGCCGATATCCGCAGCCGTGACGAGCTGGCCGCGAAGGCCGCCGAGTTCGGTCTGCCGTGCATCCTCAAGACCCGCCGCCTGGGCTACGACGGCAAGGGTCAGTTCCGCCTGCGCAGCGCGGCCGACATCGACGCCGCTTGGGACGCGCTGGGCGCGCAGGTCGAGCGCACCGGACTGATCCTGGAAGGCTTCGTTGCCTTCCAGCGCGAAGTGAGCGTGGTGGCCGTGCGTGGCCGCGATGGCAGCTTCCAGGCCTGGCCGGTCACCGGCAACTGGCATGTCGATGGCGTGCTGTCGGCCAGCGTGGCCCCGGCCGTGCTGTCCGCAGCCGAGCACGAAGCTGCCATTGGCTACGCGCGCCGCGTGGCCGACCACCTGCAGTATGTGGGCGTGTTCGCGCTGGAACTGTTCTGCCGCGATGGCGAACTGCTGGCCAACGAGATGGCGCCGCGCGTGCACAATTCCGGGCACTGGACCATCGAAGGCAGCGAGACCTCGCAGTTCGAGAACCACCTGCGCGCCGTGCTGGGCCTGCCGCTGGGCAGCACCCGCATGCTCGGCCATGCCTGCATGCTGAACTGGCTGGGCGCCATGCCCGATCCGGCACCGGTGCTGGGCCAGGCCAGCGGCCATTGGCACGATTACGGCAAGCAGCCGCGTGATGGCCGCAAGGTGGGCCATGCCACGCTGCGCGACGACCAGGCCGATGCCCTGGCCGATGCCCTGGAGCAGGTCGGGCTGGAACTGGACCGCCAGGCGCAGGTCGCCCCGGCGGTACACGCGCTGCGCAACCGCTGA
- a CDS encoding carboxymuconolactone decarboxylase family protein encodes MLDWNAYRKELKGRIGEIGKLSPDTLKGYATLANAGAQTNHLDAKTRELIALAVAVTTRCDGCITVHVDAALKQGASREEIAEALGVAVSLNAGAALVYSARVMDAVAAHENA; translated from the coding sequence ATGCTCGACTGGAACGCTTACCGCAAGGAACTGAAGGGCCGCATCGGCGAGATCGGCAAGCTCTCGCCCGACACCCTGAAGGGCTACGCGACGCTGGCCAATGCCGGCGCGCAGACCAACCACCTGGATGCGAAGACCCGCGAACTGATCGCGCTGGCAGTGGCGGTCACCACCCGCTGCGACGGCTGCATCACCGTGCACGTGGATGCGGCGCTGAAGCAGGGCGCCAGCCGCGAAGAGATTGCCGAGGCGCTGGGTGTGGCGGTGTCGCTCAATGCCGGCGCCGCGCTGGTCTATTCGGCGCGGGTGATGGATGCAGTGGCCGCGCACGAGAACGCGTGA
- a CDS encoding superoxide dismutase → MSVELPALPYLPGSLQPHLSATTVELHHGRHHRAYVDAVNTAIAGTEWEEATLEDIVRQTQGALFDAAAQAWNHGFYWQCLRPRGGGEPQGRLGELVKRQFGDAQRLREEFNRAALGLFGSGWAWLVQHPGGQLGIQVTRNGGTPLTGDSTPLLCCDLWEHAYYTDYQNERARYLDGFWQLVNWEFAESQLR, encoded by the coding sequence ATGTCTGTCGAACTGCCTGCCCTGCCCTACCTTCCCGGCTCCCTGCAGCCGCACCTGTCGGCCACCACCGTGGAGCTGCACCACGGCCGCCACCATCGCGCCTACGTGGACGCGGTGAACACCGCCATTGCCGGCACCGAATGGGAAGAGGCCACGCTGGAAGACATCGTGCGCCAGACCCAGGGCGCGCTGTTCGATGCCGCCGCCCAGGCCTGGAACCACGGCTTCTACTGGCAATGCCTGCGCCCGCGCGGCGGCGGCGAACCGCAGGGGCGCCTGGGCGAACTGGTGAAGCGCCAGTTTGGCGATGCGCAGCGCCTGCGCGAGGAATTCAACCGCGCTGCGCTGGGCCTGTTCGGCTCGGGCTGGGCCTGGCTGGTGCAGCACCCTGGCGGGCAACTGGGCATCCAGGTCACCCGCAATGGCGGCACGCCCCTGACCGGCGACAGCACGCCACTGCTGTGCTGCGACCTGTGGGAACACGCCTACTACACCGACTACCAGAACGAGCGCGCGCGCTATCTGGACGGGTTCTGGCAGCTGGTGAACTGGGAATTCGCCGAAAGCCAGCTGCGCTGA
- the grxD gene encoding Grx4 family monothiol glutaredoxin produces MAVMQQIQAEVDRYPLVLFMKGTPQYPMCGFSSRAVQALMAAGAVSLRTVNVLEEPEIRANLPRFSNLPTFPQLFINGELIGGCDIIMELFEAGELKRIVEEATQG; encoded by the coding sequence GTGGCGGTAATGCAGCAAATCCAGGCCGAGGTGGATCGTTACCCGCTCGTGCTGTTCATGAAAGGCACCCCGCAATACCCGATGTGCGGCTTCTCCAGCCGCGCCGTGCAGGCGTTGATGGCCGCAGGCGCGGTGTCGCTGCGCACGGTCAACGTGCTCGAAGAGCCGGAGATCCGCGCCAACCTGCCGCGCTTCTCCAACCTGCCCACCTTCCCGCAGTTGTTCATCAACGGCGAGCTGATCGGCGGCTGCGACATCATCATGGAACTGTTCGAGGCCGGCGAGCTCAAGCGCATCGTCGAAGAGGCCACCCAGGGATGA